Sequence from the Gloeocapsopsis dulcis genome:
GGTGGCGAGCCTACTGGTGCAGTTGGAGAAGCTATTCAAGACACCTTTGGTGATTTTGAAACTTTCAAGCAACGGTTCAATGATGCTGGAACCAAGCAATTTGGCAGCGGCTGGGTATGGCTTGTTCGTAGCCCTGACGGTAAGTTAGAAGTGATGAGTACTCCCAACCAAGATAGCCCGATTACTCAAGGTTACTTTCCTATTATGGGAAATGATGTTTGGGAACATGCCTACTATCTCAAATACCAAAATCGCCGTGCTGAATATCTCAAGCAGTGGTGGAATGTAGTTAACTGGGATGAAATCAATAAGCGATTTGAGATGTCAACCCGCTAGTTAACTGATGTAATTAGCTTTACAGTCACGATTGAGTCGTGGCTGTTTTTATTTAGATTAATTCGATGCACAAATTGATACTAAACAATTTCTCGGTTGACCCGCCTTTACAGTTAGCATAGGCAATTAACCTTGAATAGTGTCTGATCGCAGGTAAGATTTTGCTAGGAGAAATGTTTAGAATTGAGTTTAAGGAGCGTTTAAATGCTTGGCTTTCTTATTTCTGTTGTCGTCATCGCAATTAGTTTATTAATTATCTCAAAGCTACCCTTAGGTGTTGAGGTTGATAGTCC
This genomic interval carries:
- a CDS encoding superoxide dismutase, giving the protein MAFELSSLPYNYDALEPYIDAQTMQLHHDMHHQTYVNNLNAAVEKHAELQSKSLEDLVRELNSIPDDVRSAVRNSGGGHINHTMFWEIMGSNAGGEPTGAVGEAIQDTFGDFETFKQRFNDAGTKQFGSGWVWLVRSPDGKLEVMSTPNQDSPITQGYFPIMGNDVWEHAYYLKYQNRRAEYLKQWWNVVNWDEINKRFEMSTR